The sequence CATGAAGAGATTGACGCATCAGTTCAGCATGGCAGCATGAATCTGACAAAGAATCTGGATTCTAAGGTTTAGAAAAAGATAATTAATTTTCCTCCTGTTATCTCCTTTAAACTTCACAGTTTGCTTAACAAACATATCTTTTTACAGTTCCAGACAACTCGTATGTGGAAGGGTGGGAGAACTTGTTCATAGGGCAAGTTTGAAAATCCTGTGACTACGAAAATCTTCAAAGCCAAGCTTTAATACTCTTCTAAAGCTCATTTTGTCAATCTGCATGGTATTGAGGTTTGCTTCAGTCTCTACTTCTAAGGggcatatttttcattttagctACAGTCTAGTAAAAGGGGCTCCTATTTGGTCATTGCATGACCTATTGAGTTACATGTGATCAGAATGTCAAACAGCCTGTTACACTAGAAAGCAATTTTTGTAAAGTTGATTAAAATGGCACATCCAAGTAGAGTTTTAATACACACCAAAACTATGCAATGATCTTtccctttctttagaaaaaagaATTATATTTGTGAAAGGTGAGTGATAGAGATATGGGGCCCTGGGTACAAAACTGGCAGTGCGAGATTCTGCAGCACTGTCCTACCTTAGTATGCTTTAATAGATTGAATAGGCATGAAGACAAAGTacaatccttggcctctctgagaCTACAACAGGGTGCCAGTTGTGAGGAAAGCTCCACGTAAAAAAAATCCATCACTGAAAATTACTAACTAAAGTCAGAGGCCACTGAGCAGCCATCAGACAATGAATGAAGCCCATGTTAGTTGGAGTCCAAAATCAAATTAGCAGCATTGTGCACAATCTGATTGAACAGTGTGGAATCAGGAAATGGGTGGGAGCTCAGAAAGCTTGCTGCATATAAAACAACTAATAACTGGACTTTACATCTACCAGATGGAAATTCAGAGTATCTTGAGTTCTGTGTAGCTGACCAACTCAGAGAATATGCTGAATGCATTGTGTTGGAACACAAGCAATTTCTTCCCAGCACTTTCTTCTGTGGTCATAATGAAAAATGTACTGGTCAAACAGGTGGGgggggaataataataatatattggaAAGTATGTTTTCCTTTCAGAAGGGCACTTCGCAACTCTTTTAAAGGGTGACATTCATCTAACTTGTTGCtacactcatagaatcatagtatcAGTAGAAGATCTATTAGAGTGAGTCTGTCCCTGGCCAGAGGCAGGCTAACATCACCAAGATATATCAAATATAAGTTTCTTAAGCCTCATACATCGTTGTTAAATCTCTTTATTTTAAAGGGATCCTGGAAAGATAAAAGACATATTTAGAAAAAATACTATTAGCACCTCAgattatttaaatgaaagaatTTTAGAAATCTAGCGTACTTTCTGCATTGATGCTTTGCTACGTtactactcctaggggaattctatgccaaaaaatttaaaatgctgtgcaaaatattttaaaattctgcaaactgcatattttatttgtcaaaataacacaatataaaaaaaatgccaatttcaattattttagtaatatatttcaaaatacctgtcagcaagtatgtctgtaacactacagacaacagattcaggaaatgttttttgacaaatagattccttagtaggcatattaatacagaactttgagtaataatttaaactacaatacagaactctatttcctgcacccctcagaagcagtgtaaAGGCTTGTGGGAGTTACGTCtaacggaggagctgagagagagagaagtaattgctggaaggagcctgggtgtgcacgtggagggttgttgggtgtgggtggaagaagtatggaacagggtttttttggggggggagaagggattgtGAGTGAGttggggagcttcccccatgcagacactggttcacccctagcctctcccattcagtcaggcacatctgccactgtccctatgtgtccctgCACACCCGTGTCTCCATATGGCCCTGCACcaccactcccattcagccccttgcTCAATGCTGTCCCCCAACTAGCTCatgtgcccctgccccactcttcccccccactAGTCtgtctgaaccccagtctgtgtgaCCTCCCCAGCACCCCCGTGTGCCCTGCTCTGTCCATCCTCCCCATATGTGGCCCTGCAGGCAGGGCACCATGAGGAAGAccgcctctccccctccttctccatgGCTGgctgagccagctgccctctcttctggcaccACAATGGCCCCTGGTGGGTGAAAAGTGTACCTGCAGTGCCTTCCTGGCAGTATGTATttctgtggggggggctggggagggaggggaaggaatctGCAGGTGACgtgaattctgtgtgtgtgtgtgcagtggcgcagaattcccccaggagtattttACTCAGCTTAGACAGTGAAACTagaatagtcagtttcacttgctAGATCTCAAGTATTTAAGAAGGATTTTGGATTCCGATAGTATAAGCAAATGTTAAAGTGTAattcaaaatgaataaaatatgaaaCCATCTCTGCTTATATTGGATTTTGTCAAAGCTTTTTCTGTTCTAATAAATCTATATTTTTGTGTCTAAATTAAGATGATTCGGCACAAAATGTTAAACAATtgctaaataaaaagtaaatttcaGGGCTTAAGTTGTAACAACTGAATGAACTCATTAATTGATTAATTTCTCTGCCACGTCGTTCTGTCAGTCTATGAGCACATTGTAAGCCACTTTTGAAACATGTACAACTTAAAATGAGGTGTGGGAGAAACCATTATTTCTAACTCTCATCAGAGCGGGACCAAAATTTTTTCAGCCTTCCATCTGAGTGAAAAATTCCTGAAAAAGCAGTGGGGAAAAATGGATGGGAACCCTCCAAGGAGAAACCACAATCCAAGTTTAGTCTCTCCTGACTTTGTTGTGAGATCTGACAGACTCACAGCCCAGGCTGGAATGGTTGCAAGCAAATGTGGTTAAACTTCACTATTGATCTCCAAAGAGAGAGTGAGGCTCTGTTAAGATGTGCAATGGAAGAGATGGCTGGAGTAGGCATTTAGAGGGAAGTCAGTTCTTTGATCTCCACGACATGCTCTCTTTAGCTTGACAAAACACTGTGTggattcctccctccctcccagttctTGGAAATGTGGACAAACGGTTTAAGCAGACGCACAAAGCTCCAATCTGGTAGGGGTTAGGCTAGCTTCTCCTACTGGTGCCTTCAGGGTGAGAGGTGGAAAATGAAATAGGGGCTCTCTTGTTATGCTAACAAACTTCCGAGGGCATGGTGCAAGCAAAACTTTACTGGTTTTTATAATATACCTAAATTACGAAATTTTGTAATGTAGCAGAGTGAGGGAGAGAAATTAAGAATAAACAAGGAAGACAGTCCATTGAGTCATAGATCTTCATGTCCAAACCtctttatataaaataaagagGGAGTCATGTAAAAGTAAAATGGAAGACTTTACTTCAGCAAACAAAAGCAATGATTATAGGTTAATGATCATGAAATGCATTCCTGCCTCAACCTGTGATAACTAAGCAAATTGGAATATGTTGGGTCAGTCAACTGTGTTGGAATGGTCCTTCAAATACAGTGATCAGTGCCAAAAAAAAGGGGGTTTATTGATTTGTTGTCCCCCACAATTCTTGGTGCAACAGCTATGAgacagaattttgtttttttaatcacaggTTAGACCATCAGCATTCTGTCTTTTTCTCCTCTGGTTCAGACCAGGCAAGCAGCTTAGGAGAACTACTAGAACAGCACCATCCTCCTACATAGAAACACATACTAGCTGTGCAGATCAGCTGTGCTGATTTTAAAGTGAAAATGTGGGCTACTATAATTCTGCTAAAAACAAGATAGAATTAATTCTGTTAAACTCAGTGCAATTTATCTGCGAAGTTTTTACAAGTCTTGTCAAAGTCACTCACCCATGCATGCACAAAGCCTTTCTGGACAAGTGCTGTTGACTGTTGCAAAATTTAaggttccatttaaaaaaaaagctgtaaaGTGAGCTTTCCAAATGTGAATCGGCTGAGATGAATAGAATAACTTAGGAAAAAGGAGAGTGATACAAAGTGAGATTTTGGTAGGAGGCAAAAGACCAGAGAACACAGTGTCAAGGGGAAAAATGAGTGACGGACGGTGGAGGCAGGAAATGGACAATGTAGGAAAATATGTATTATGAGAAAGGAATCCAGGCAAGTAAAGAAGAGCAAGATAGCATGTAGAAGCATCAACCAAATTGGGGCCACTTTATGCTAGGttttgtacaaacatatagtaaacgACAGGCCTTGCACCAAAGAGCTTGCCCTTTAAAGCTATGCCTGTGCTACCAGCTAGGAGAATGAtttcccctgcttgtgtacacacactcatgctagctcaagtataaatagtagtgtagccccTGTAGCACTGGTAATGGCAGCAAGGCTGAGCCATGCTGAGTACAAACTTGCCTGAAATTGTTGGGTATGTGCTGGGCATGACTCAgccatgcctctgctgctgctaccattGCTACCTCAGCTCCATTGCTATTTATACTTGCATTAGGTTGATGAGAGGTAGCATAAGTAtatgtacatgagcaggggaattaCACCCCTACTGCTTGTTGTAGGTGTAGCCTAAGGCTTCAAATTCTACAGCCCATCTGTATTCTGTATATCTAAGGTATTTATGGACCCCCTATTACTGTAatctctgagcacctcacaacgtATTTATCCTCTcagcacccctgtgaagtaggaaggtaatattattcctattttacagatgagaaacagtTTCTCTGCCTCTAAGTGGTTTGCCCAAAGTAATACTGGTCGCTTGTGGcatagcagggaattgaaccagaGCCTCTTGAGTCCCAGACTAGCATCCTAGCTACAGAATCATCCTTCCTCTGCCGTTTGCtgttcatcaaagcacttaattgtgtggtaaagtgctttgctgaatacagATGGACCCTAGctcatgtttaaatgctttgctgcgtTGGCATCTAAAAGACCCACCATTAAAGGTAGATGAGACAAATAAGTGGGAGGTAGTGTGGATGTCTTAGGATAGGTTTAGCTGAAGACACAATTTTGAGCCAATTAGTATCAATGTGGTaagtggtttttttaattaaatcaaaatgGTTGATAATgttacaaatatttcatttttttacatTGCCAGGAATGTAATTTTAGGAAGGGAGAGGCGGCACAGGTGTTTTTCTCCCCACAGTAATAGACTTTAAGCTTGTCAACACacagagttgcaccagtttaaccaaAGGTGTGGTGTTGAAAGGGTGCAACTTTGTCTGTAGAGCAGGTGTTTCTCCTTGGACTAGTAGGCGTTAGGTACACTTCAAGTGCTAGGTTTTTGTATAATATGTGGTTTCAGTAAATTTTAGAACAACAGCACTTGTTAGTGACCACCTACTGTGTTAGAAATAACTGAGACTGTTTCACGCACTTGCTGTAAGAATAGAAGAGACAGGATAGAGTTCTTATGTCTCAACTAATATATAATTTAAACTTCTAGATAGAATGTTTGTGCAGCATTCATCTGaatgctttttttaaatcataacttTAAGTGTTGTGGCTTTCTTTCAAAGTTGTCTGGACACTTGTAGTTATTATTCTCTTATTATATCCTCAAGTCTTGGGTTAGCATAAATAGGAATGCTAAAACTGAATGGCTTCTAAATGTATTTGCTGTTCAGCAGTAAATAGATTCTGAATTACAGCTTTGTCTCTAGCAGTGTCCTCATATGTCACAAGAAGGGAAGAATGAATTTATAGGAGGTAAAACCTACTCAGATTGCATTATAACTGGCAGCAACAATGTCTACAGTCATTGGCACTAGGCTCACCTGCTCTGATAAAGCTTTTCTAACATTTTTTCTTACACTGTTAGTTGTGATAATTCCACTTTTTCCCCCATACTTCTCAGGGAAGCAGTTCATCGCAGCTTCAGTCTTGGACTGTTCAGCCATCTTTTGAAGTGATTCCAGGTCAGCCACAGCTAGTGTTTCTTCATCCAGCCATCTCCCCTCCCATTAACCCtcacctttttggtgaaaagagAAGTGACTCTACTAATTACCTGCCCATCCTGAACTCCTACACAAAGACAGCACCACATCCCAGCAAAAGAGATCGTGTCTGGGATTTGGAGGAAAGAGGGAGAACCAGTGGACAGAAATGGCTTTGCACAGATACTGCTATGTCTAATAAGACTAGTTTATTGCCCTCTAGTGCTTGCCCCCAAGTATCACCTGACTTTAAGCCTGCTCAGGACTCTACTCAGCAGAGTTCTCCAGCTTTGATGGCAGATGGAAAAATGTCAACTATTGATGGCTTTCAGTATATTTCTACTGCCAAACAAAAGGCCCCAGGTTTGATTCCCTTTTCCCCTACTGGACTCCTCCAGATATCAGACCGCAAATCTTCTGAGATGGAGAATCCAGTA is a genomic window of Malaclemys terrapin pileata isolate rMalTer1 chromosome 4, rMalTer1.hap1, whole genome shotgun sequence containing:
- the CIPC gene encoding CLOCK-interacting pacemaker isoform X2, producing MNLTKNLDSKGSSSSQLQSWTVQPSFEVIPGQPQLVFLHPAISPPINPHLFGEKRSDSTNYLPILNSYTKTAPHPSKRDRVWDLEERGRTSGQKWLCTDTAMSNKTSLLPSSACPQVSPDFKPAQDSTQQSSPALMADGKMSTIDGFQYISTAKQKAPGLIPFSPTGLLQISDRKSSEMENPVHHMVQLATCSPPLAAEELYTTPELLLQQQRKRKRFQNTFVVLHRSGLLEITLKTKELIHQNQTDLEQ
- the CIPC gene encoding CLOCK-interacting pacemaker isoform X1; translation: MNLTKNLDSKGSSSSQLQSWTVQPSFEVIPGQPQLVFLHPAISPPINPHLFGEKRSDSTNYLPILNSYTKTAPHPSKRDRVWDLEERGRTSGQKWLCTDTAMSNKTSLLPSSACPQVSPDFKPAQDSTQQSSPALMADGKMSTIDGFQYISTAKQKAPGLIPFSPTGLLQISDRKSSEMENPVHHMVQLATCSPPLAAEELYTTPELLLQQQRKRKRFQNTFVVLHRSGLLEITLKTKELIHQNQVTQIELDRLKQQTQLFMEAIKSNAPQAWAELEASLTGSDKADSSLEASPTYPNM